A genome region from candidate division KSB1 bacterium includes the following:
- a CDS encoding glycosyltransferase, protein MAKTAKIKISVIIAVQNQQEFLPSLTADLLQTLSAVESFEIIFVDDGSTDNSWQVLQQIAEQHRNVRAIKLRTAFGESSALEAAMETAAGEEIIYLTSRVRARAQDLVKFIDRLKEGTDVVVGRRLPRRDSIINRLVSRLFNWVTNRLTGINLHDINSGVLAVRREVLECVPFYGALNTFLPVLAFRQGYRITEETIEQLPGRFAVSLRPKDYVRRFLDLISVLFLSKYSKKPLHFLGFPGMILTTVGAVIDIYLFFYRLFGFGGIAGRPMLLLGTVLLVIGLQMIAIGLLGEMIIFTHARQIREYNIEEIIN, encoded by the coding sequence ATGGCAAAAACAGCTAAAATCAAGATTTCGGTCATCATTGCCGTACAAAATCAGCAGGAATTTCTGCCTTCTTTGACGGCGGACCTTTTGCAGACCTTATCTGCTGTCGAATCGTTTGAAATTATTTTTGTGGATGACGGCAGCACCGACAACTCTTGGCAAGTACTCCAACAGATTGCCGAACAGCACCGTAATGTTCGCGCGATCAAGCTGCGGACAGCCTTCGGCGAGTCTTCGGCGCTGGAGGCGGCCATGGAAACTGCCGCAGGAGAAGAAATCATCTATCTGACATCGAGAGTCCGAGCTCGGGCGCAGGATTTGGTGAAATTTATTGACAGGCTGAAGGAAGGGACGGATGTGGTCGTCGGTCGGCGGCTGCCCAGGCGGGATTCGATTATCAATCGCCTAGTATCACGACTCTTTAATTGGGTGACAAACCGTCTGACCGGCATCAATCTGCACGACATTAACAGCGGCGTGTTGGCCGTGCGCAGAGAGGTTCTAGAATGCGTGCCTTTTTACGGCGCCCTCAACACGTTTCTTCCCGTATTGGCGTTTCGTCAAGGTTATCGCATTACCGAAGAAACCATCGAGCAACTGCCGGGTCGATTCGCGGTTTCTTTGCGGCCCAAGGATTATGTGCGCCGTTTTCTCGATCTTATCAGCGTTCTCTTTCTCAGCAAATACTCTAAGAAACCGCTGCACTTTTTGGGTTTTCCCGGTATGATTCTGACGACTGTCGGCGCGGTGATCGATATCTATCTCTTTTTCTATCGGCTCTTTGGATTCGGAGGCATTGCCGGAAGACCAATGCTCCTCCTGGGAACCGTGCTTTTGGTTATCGGCCTGCAGATGATTGCCATCGGCTTGTTGGGTGAAATGATCATCTTTACGCACGCCCGTCAGATTCGCGAATACAATATCGAGGAAATAATCAACTGA